In Streptomyces sp. HUAS ZL42, the DNA window GATGAGAGCCCGTGCGTCACTGGCCGTGTAGACGTTGCCGAGTTCGTCCTGGTCGTAAGAGCCGGCACGCCAGTTGAGCCGGGTCAGATTCGTGCCGTCGGGGATCCCGAAGTAGTGGAAGGGGCATAGCAGGTCGGCCTCAAGGGCCTCCCACAGCCGCATCTCGGCGGCGATCCGACCGTCGAAGAACTCGTCCTGCACATTGAGCCCGTCCATCCTCTCCGGCGTCGCGGTGAGGCCGAGCAGTTGGGCCGGCTTGAGGTGGTCGAGGACGCGGCGGTAGGTGTTCGCCGTGGCGTGATGGAACTCGTCGATGACGATGACGTCGAAGTGATGGGGATCCAGTTGCTCCAGCCGCTGGAGGTTGAGTGACTGCACGCTGGCGAAGACGTGTGTCCAGTCGCGAGGTTCCTGGCCGTTGTAGAGCAACTCACCGAAGGAGGCGTCGGCGAGCACCTCTTGGTAGGTGCGAAGAGACTGCTTCAGGATCTCCTTGCGATGCGCGACGAAGAGCAGCCGGGGGAGGCGTCCGCCACGCTGATCACGCATGGCGCGGTAGTCCAAGGCGGCCATGACGGTCTTGCCCGTGCCGGTGGCCGCGACCAGCAGATTCTCGTGATGGCCACGGAGCTCACGCTCGACGCGCAGCCTCTCCAGCATGTCCCGCTGGTGAGGAAAAGGCTGCACTTCGAGCCCGGAGAGATTGATCCTGAGGTCGTCTTCCGACCCCTTGCCTCCCGCCCGGGCCAACGCCTCGGCGAGCCGCTCTCCGTCTGCGTCGGGGTCGTACGACTCGAAGGCGGGGTCATCCCAGTACGCGTCGAACGTCGCCTCGAACTTGTCGAGCACTCTGGGCGTGGCGACCGACGACAGCCGTACGTTCCACTCCAGACCGTCCAGCAGCGCGGCTTTCGACAGATTGGAGCTTCCCACGTAGGCCGTGTCGAAGCCGGAGTTGCGCCGGAACAGCCAAGCTTTCGCGTGGAGACGAGTCGACCGGATCTCGTAGTTGACCTTGACCTCGGCGCCGAACTCGCGGACCAGACGGTCCAATGCGTATCGGTCGGTGGCCCCGATGTAGGTGGTGGTGATGACCCGGATGCGGACTCCGCGCTCTCTCGCCGCGCGAAGCGAGTCCTCGAGCACCCTTATGCCGTACCACTTCACGAACGCGCACAGCAGGTCGATGCTGTCGGCCGTGGCAAGCTCCGCCCGCAGTTCCGCTCCGAGGCTCGGGTCGTCCGGAGCGTTGGTGATCAGCGCAGTCTCGGAGAGGGGCGTCAACGGGCGGATCGCGTAGACGCCCGGTGCCTCCTGCTTGGCGAGGGCCAGCAGTTGGCGGGGGCCGTCGGTGATGGTCCTGTCGATCCCGTCCGCATCCGGGTCGGGCGCACTGTCGGCCAGTGACTGCATGATCTGGTTCGCGACGGCCACCTGCTTCTTGTGCGGCAACCGAGCCAACCGGCTCGCCACGGCCTCGCTGATGTGGCGGGCCAGCACGTGCGGTGTGGACTCCTCGCTGACCTCGGCATCGATGGCTTTCCAGCCCGCGGCTTCGAGGCCCCGTATCTGATCGTGCAGACCCTGAGTCACAAGCCGTTCGTGGACGCCCGCCTTCAGGTCCTCCCCCGATTCCGCCACGACTGCTCCTTCGCCCTCATGCCGACGTGAATCAGTTCTAACAGCAACCGCTGACAATCGAGGGTCTTGTGTCGGCAAGCGATCGTTTTCAGGCTCGCCGACGGTGTGCTGCTCACACCACCGCCCAAACCGCCAACCCCACCCCGAACAGACAGAGCAACCCCCCGTTGACCACATACGTCCCCGGATTGAACGTCTGCTGAGTGCGCACCACGACCACCCGCCGCGGATCCTCCTGGTCGTACCGCACCACCACCTCGAAGCCCACCCGCAGCGCGTGCAGGCCCGCGTTGAGCGGCGCCCTGCGATATGTCTGGTTCGTCGGGCCCGCCTGGTAGCGGACCTGGGCAGGGTGGATCACCTGGCCCTCGCGCCGCGGGCCGCGGGCCACCTCGCCCTGCGCCCGCACACCCCGGACGCCGAGAAGCCGTACGCCGCGCCGCTCGCGCAGACCGCGCCGGACGACTCGGATGCCGTACGCCAGCCACCCGGCTGCGAAGACGAAGGCGAATGTCAGCCAAGGCTGGGTCACATCCGCCTCCGCCCGTCGGCGGCATCAGGTCCCGTTATGCCTCTGGTCCCGCCCCATGACACTCCCCATAACCCGACCCCGACCCGCACCAGCACTCCGCCCCCCTCTGCGGCGGCCAGGCCACGGCCCGGCCCCGCGCTGCCAAGGTCGTCGCGTACTGCGGGAGCAGCGCCGCGTCCGACGGTGACGAACCCTCCGAGGCCGCGAAGGCCTCATAAGAAGGAACCGTTCCCGACACGATGCCCAGGTTCGGTGTGCCGGAAGCGGCCAGCTCGCGCAGCGAGGCCTCTATCACGGCGAGGTGAGTCTCGTGCGAGCCGTACTCCGGGGCCAGCGACGGGTACGTCGCCAGCAGCTCCGCCAGTTCCCCCTCGGGCCAGTGCAGGATCGCCACCGGGAAGGGGCGGGAGAGGGCCTCCCGGTATGCGCCGAGTTCCGCGCGCAGGCGGCTGATCTCCGCCGCCAGTTCCGCCGGGTTGTCCGAGCCCAGGGACCAGATCCGTTTCGGGTCGTGCAACTCGTCCAGGGACACCGACAGGGAGACGGGCGAGGAATGGGACGTGTGCAGCGTGTCCGCCAGCGTGTCCCACTCGTCGTGCGCCACGCCCAGCATCCGCCTCACCCTGTGGCGGCCGAACAGCAGCGGATGCGTCGAGTACGGAGGCTCCGGTACGTCCGTCAGCAGGAGCCGCGCGCCCTCCGTGAACGTCTCCTGGGCCGCTTCCAGCTCGTCGTGCGACTCCAGGGCCTCCGCCACGATCACCCACGGGGCCGGGTCGCGGGGGGCGGCCACGCGGATTCCCTCGATGATCGCTCTGGCCTCCGCCTCATGGCCGTACTCCCAGAGGTTCGATGCCTTCAGGGCCCGCACCAGATGGGGGTTGTCCAATCCCTCGGCAGAGGTCAGCAGACGGTCGTAGAGGGCCGTCGCCGCGGGGCGGTCGCCGGCCAGTTCCAGGTGGGCCGCGGCCTGCAGCAGCAGGGCTTCCGCGTCCTCGGGATACAGGCCGGCGGTCCGCTCCAGGCGTGCCGCTTCGGTGGTGTGGTCGACGTTCTCGGCAGGCGTGTCGGGGCGCATGGGGGACACCGTACTGCCGCCCAGTGACAAAGAAGAGATATCTGCTGGCCGGCGGGCGGTCACCGGGTCCCCCCAACGTTCTCTCAGATCGTCACGCCGTCCACCTGCAGCGTCTGCACCGACTTCGCCGCGAACGGCACGGCCACCGTCTTCCCGCTCAGGAACCTGTCCGAGCGTGCCGTGTACAGGTCACCGCCACCCGTCGTCAGCGTGCTCCAGCGGGGCACCACGCCACCCGAGCCGCCCGTCACCGTCGTGAAGCGGGACAGGTCGAAGGTGAGCGTCTGGGCCGACGAAGACGTGTTCAGGGCCACGATCACCAGCCGCTTCGCCGACGCGTCGTAGCCCGCCACCGCGTAGCTCACGCCCGTGTCGAGGATCTTCATTCCCGGGCGGATGTGGCGGCTGAACTGCGCCATCACGTAGTACTTCGTCTCGATCGCGCCGGCCTGGAGGGTGGCGGCGTCGTACTTGATCATCCCCCAGCCCGCCGTGGGGTCCATCACCTGCCAGTAGACCCAGGCGGTCGGGTGCAGCCAGCGGAAGTCGTAGAGCAGGTTGAAGGCCATGGTGTAGCCCGTGCCGTCGCCGTCGCCCGTCTCCGAGTTCCACAGGGCCTTGCCCGACATCGTCACCACGTCCGTGTAGAGCAGGTCCCTGCGGCCGCCCGAGCCCTGGTAGCCGTGGACGTTGACGCGGTTCACGTAGCCCTTCGTCGTCGAGCTGAAGGAGTTCCACGTCGTGCGCGCCAGGTCGTAGCTCGTCTCGTCCGACGCCGAGATCTTCGTGCTGGTCAGGCCCCGCTTGTCCAGCTCGCTTCGCATGTACGGCAGTACGGCCGACTGGACGGACGCGTCCATGTGGCAGCCCTCCTGCGTGCCCGTCGCCGTCCACCAGGACGAGGACGGCTCGTTGAAGGGGTCGACCGTCGCGAAGTTCACGCCCCAGTTGTTCTTGGCGCGCAGCGCCACGGCGGCGAGGTGGGAGGCGTGCTGGCGGTAGTTCCAGGACTGGAGGTTGTTGCCGCCGCCCGACGCGCCCGACGGGTTGTGGTTCAGGCACATCCACCACATCGGGGAGTTCGCGAACAGCTCGCTGATCGCACCCCGTTGCGTGGCCTTCACCAGCATCGCCCGCTGTGTCGCGTCGGCCGTCCAGTCCCAGGCCGAGGACGCGGGGTCCTCGTTGTTCCAGTCCTGCCAGTAGCCCTCGATCTGCTTGAACGCGGGGATGTTCGGCGACTCGACCATCGTCTCGCCGTTCACGCTGTTCCAGCTGCACGCGCCCAGGTTGTAGCGGGCGATGTTCAGGCCCAGGCCGGGGAGCGTCGTGCCGTTGTACGACACCGACTTCGTCGTGAAGAAGGCGTCGGCGAAGTCGTCGCGGTTGCCGAAGACATTGCCCCACCAGGCCAGGGACGTGCCCCAGCCCTCCCAAGTGCCATAGCTCGTCGCGGGGTTGACGGAGATCGTCGCGTCCGCGTGTGCCGTGCCCGTCGCGAGGGCGCTTCCGAAGAGTGCGCCACCCGAGGCGGCCAGCAGTGTTCTGCGTCGGATCATGGCTTCTCGGCTCCGATGCTTCCGATGCTGCGATCAACCGCCGGACGTGGTCGCACCGGCGGAATGGCCTGTCCCGTTCATGCCGAGACGAAGCATCGGGTGTGACTTATGAGGTTGTCGAGGGTTATGACAGCCCTTTCTCAAACCTATGGAGGAAGTGTTCGAGGGGACGGACAGCCGGCACGGACAGCCATAAGTCAGGTACGGACAGCCATGAGTCTGGAGACCTCGCGCCCCGCCCCTTATCGTGCCTGCGGCCCGCTGCGGGGTCGGCGAGGAGGAGGTGTGCGCGTGCGGAATGCCGTCGTCCATCACCGCAACCGGCGACGCCGCGCCCTGCGCCTGCGCGCCTTGTGGACCGGCGGTGAACTCCTCGTCACCGTCGGCGTCGTCCTCCTGCTCCTCGTCGTCCACCAGCTGTGGTGGACCAACCGGGAGGCCCGGGAGGGCGCCGAGCGAAAGGTGCAGGCGCTGGAGCGGGATTGGAGCGGCCTCTCCGACTCCGATCCGTCGTCCAGCACGTCCAGCACGTCCGATCCATCCAGTACGTCCACTGCGCCCACGCCCACCGACGCCACCCGGGAAGAGCCCGCGCTGTCGTCCCCCTCCCGCCCCCGGCGCTCCCAGGCCTACGCCATCCTCACCATCCCCCGCCTCCACCTCCGCGTCCCCGTCGCCGAAGGCATCAGCAAGCAGAACGTCCTCGACAAGGGGTACGTCGGCCACTACCCGGGCACCCAACAACCGGGCCAGGCGGGCAACTTCGCCCTCGCCGGGCACCGCAACACCCACGGCGAGCCCTTCCGGTACGTCAACCGGCTCGAGAAGGGCGACGAGATCGAGGTCGAGACGCGGACCGCCGTCTACACCTACGTCGTCGACCGGACCCTGCCCCGGACCTCGGCCCGTGACGGCGGCGTCGTCCGCCCGGTGCCCAGAAGCGGCGCCCACCCCACCTACGGCTACGCCTCTCCCGGCTACTACATCACC includes these proteins:
- a CDS encoding DUF3427 domain-containing protein, yielding MKAGVHERLVTQGLHDQIRGLEAAGWKAIDAEVSEESTPHVLARHISEAVASRLARLPHKKQVAVANQIMQSLADSAPDPDADGIDRTITDGPRQLLALAKQEAPGVYAIRPLTPLSETALITNAPDDPSLGAELRAELATADSIDLLCAFVKWYGIRVLEDSLRAARERGVRIRVITTTYIGATDRYALDRLVREFGAEVKVNYEIRSTRLHAKAWLFRRNSGFDTAYVGSSNLSKAALLDGLEWNVRLSSVATPRVLDKFEATFDAYWDDPAFESYDPDADGERLAEALARAGGKGSEDDLRINLSGLEVQPFPHQRDMLERLRVERELRGHHENLLVAATGTGKTVMAALDYRAMRDQRGGRLPRLLFVAHRKEILKQSLRTYQEVLADASFGELLYNGQEPRDWTHVFASVQSLNLQRLEQLDPHHFDVIVIDEFHHATANTYRRVLDHLKPAQLLGLTATPERMDGLNVQDEFFDGRIAAEMRLWEALEADLLCPFHYFGIPDGTNLTRLNWRAGSYDQDELGNVYTASDARALIVLKQVKDKISNPAAMRALGFCVNKRHAHFMARQFQKAGFQAAALDSDSSPTQRERTLDDLKNGKIQVIFSVDLFNEGLDIPDVDTLLLLRPTNSATVFLQQLGRGLRRTSNKPVLTVLDFIGQHRAEFRFEEQFRALTNLSRNRLVDSIERDFPQLPSGCQIILEGKSKDLVLDNIRTQLNATVNTLAKEVRDYSTPTLEAYLRESRRDIKELYKSDNSWTKVLRRAGIIKDTPLPGEEDLLKRVHAFLHVDDQDRAHAYLRLLADAAPDYDSLSPTEQAYARMLFFNLWDKAGGFSSYREGLESLRAQHLLRDELRQVLTYVIDRTDHYPIALDGPLSHLPLKIHSAYNRSEVLSALGVARLGGQMPGVFSQGVTWVEEIKTDALLITLEKNERDFSPSVRYKDYAITPTRFHWESQSTTPENSRTGLRYQHHDKQGSHILLFLRRYKRNAIGKSEPWMFLGPATYYTHTGSKPMAITWDLHHELPADVWTYSTIAAG
- a CDS encoding DUF3592 domain-containing protein; translation: MTQPWLTFAFVFAAGWLAYGIRVVRRGLRERRGVRLLGVRGVRAQGEVARGPRREGQVIHPAQVRYQAGPTNQTYRRAPLNAGLHALRVGFEVVVRYDQEDPRRVVVVRTQQTFNPGTYVVNGGLLCLFGVGLAVWAVV
- a CDS encoding YecA family protein produces the protein MRPDTPAENVDHTTEAARLERTAGLYPEDAEALLLQAAAHLELAGDRPAATALYDRLLTSAEGLDNPHLVRALKASNLWEYGHEAEARAIIEGIRVAAPRDPAPWVIVAEALESHDELEAAQETFTEGARLLLTDVPEPPYSTHPLLFGRHRVRRMLGVAHDEWDTLADTLHTSHSSPVSLSVSLDELHDPKRIWSLGSDNPAELAAEISRLRAELGAYREALSRPFPVAILHWPEGELAELLATYPSLAPEYGSHETHLAVIEASLRELAASGTPNLGIVSGTVPSYEAFAASEGSSPSDAALLPQYATTLAARGRAVAWPPQRGAECWCGSGSGYGECHGAGPEA
- a CDS encoding glycoside hydrolase is translated as MIRRRTLLAASGGALFGSALATGTAHADATISVNPATSYGTWEGWGTSLAWWGNVFGNRDDFADAFFTTKSVSYNGTTLPGLGLNIARYNLGACSWNSVNGETMVESPNIPAFKQIEGYWQDWNNEDPASSAWDWTADATQRAMLVKATQRGAISELFANSPMWWMCLNHNPSGASGGGNNLQSWNYRQHASHLAAVALRAKNNWGVNFATVDPFNEPSSSWWTATGTQEGCHMDASVQSAVLPYMRSELDKRGLTSTKISASDETSYDLARTTWNSFSSTTKGYVNRVNVHGYQGSGGRRDLLYTDVVTMSGKALWNSETGDGDGTGYTMAFNLLYDFRWLHPTAWVYWQVMDPTAGWGMIKYDAATLQAGAIETKYYVMAQFSRHIRPGMKILDTGVSYAVAGYDASAKRLVIVALNTSSSAQTLTFDLSRFTTVTGGSGGVVPRWSTLTTGGGDLYTARSDRFLSGKTVAVPFAAKSVQTLQVDGVTI
- a CDS encoding class E sortase → MRNAVVHHRNRRRRALRLRALWTGGELLVTVGVVLLLLVVHQLWWTNREAREGAERKVQALERDWSGLSDSDPSSSTSSTSDPSSTSTAPTPTDATREEPALSSPSRPRRSQAYAILTIPRLHLRVPVAEGISKQNVLDKGYVGHYPGTQQPGQAGNFALAGHRNTHGEPFRYVNRLEKGDEIEVETRTAVYTYVVDRTLPRTSARDGGVVRPVPRSGAHPTYGYASPGYYITLTTCTPEYTSKYRLVVWGKLTSMRPR